A genomic stretch from Falco cherrug isolate bFalChe1 chromosome 3, bFalChe1.pri, whole genome shotgun sequence includes:
- the ATXN1 gene encoding ataxin-1 has product MKSNQERSNECLPPKKREIPATSLPSEVKPVLPNENHRADNLAWLPSTPSSQGGLGGRHRPGGTSSVETGLQQGLHKSLSAGLDYSPPSAPRSVPASTTLPTVYSPALSQSGTPVSPVQYTHLQHTFQFVGPQYSGSYTGFIPSQLISPTANSATGAVAAATAVATTPSQRSQLEAYSTLLASMSGLSQQGHKVEPHLVRTPGLIAAGSPPPTQQNQYVHISSSSQSTVRNVSPPTIPVPLHPHQTVIPHTLTLGPSSQVVVQYTDSGGHFVTRDPPKKPESSRLQAMQAKEVLNGEIEKSRRYGISPSADMGLVKAGNKPAPHHYETRHVVVHSSPAEYGARDSSGVRASVMVVPNSSTPTADMEVQQATNRETSPAALNDKGSLHLGKPAHRSYALSPQQALGHEGVKAVATLSPHTVIQTTHSASEQLPVGLPATAFYAGTQPPVIGYLSGQQQAIGYPGSLPQHLVIPGTQSLLIPVGSADVEPSGVTPAIVTSSPQFAAVPHTFVTTAVPKSENFSAEPLTTQPAYQATMVQAQIHLPVVQSIASPAAAPPTLPPYFMKGSIIQLANGELKKVEDLKTEDFIQSAEISNDLKIDSSTVERIEDSHSPGIAVIQFAVGEHRAQVSVEVLVEYPFFVFGQGWSSCCPERTSQLFDLPCSKLSVGDVCISLTLKNLKNGSIKKGQPMDSASILLKHSKNDSLAGSRHRYAEQENGINQGSAQMLAENGELKFPDKIGLPAAPLLTKTEPSKPPATRKRRWSAPETRKLEKSEEEPPLTLPKPSFIPQEVKICIEGRSNVGK; this is encoded by the exons ATGAAATCCAACCAAGAGCGGAGCAATGAATGCCTGCCACCTAAGAAGCGAGAAatccctgccaccagcctgccTTCAGAGGTGAAGCCGGTCCTGCCAAACGAAAACCACCGTGCAGATAACCTAGCATGGCTCCCCAGCACACCCAGCAGCCAGGGGGGCCTGGGGGGCCGGCACCGGCCCGGGGGGACGTCATCGGTGGAGACAGGCTTGCAGCAGGGTTTGCACAAGTCgctgtctgcagggctggaCTATTCCCCGCCGAGCGCGCCCAGGTCTGTTCCAGCCTCCACCACTCTTCCCACGGTGTACTCGCCCGCCCTCTCCCAGTCAGGGACCCCTGTTTCCCCCGTGCAGTACACACACCTGCAACACACCTTCCAGTTCGTTGGGCCCCAGTACAGTGGATCATACACCGGATTCATCCCCTCGCAGCTGATTTCCCCGACAGCCAATTCTGCGACTGGCGCCGTGGCGGCGGCCACAGCCGTTGCGACCACTCCATCCCAGCGCTCCCAGCTGGAGGCTTATTCCACTTTGCTGGCCAGCATGAGCGGCTTAAGCCAGCAGGGACACAAAGTTGAGCCGCACCTGGTCAGGACACCTGGACTGATCGCCGCTGGGTCTCCTCCACCCACCCAGCAGAACCAGTACGTCCACAtttccagctcttcccagaGCACTGTCAGAAATGTCTCTCCTCCAACCATCCCagtccccctgcacccccatcAGACAGTGATCCCGCACACCCTCACCCTCGGCCCTTCCTCCCAGGTGGTGGTGCAGTACACCGACTCGGGGGGCCACTTTGTCACCAGGGATCCCCCCAAGAAGCCTGAGAGCAGCCGGCTGCAGGCGATGCAGGCCAAGGAGGTACTGAATGGTGAGATAGAGAAGAGCCGGAGGTACGGCATTTCACCCTCTGCTGACATGGGTCTAGTCAAAGCAGGCAATAAACCAGCTCCCCATCATTACGAGACCAGGCACGTGGTGGTCCACTCGAGCCCCGCCGAGTACGGCGCACGGGATTCCTCAGGTGTCCGAGCCTCCGTCATGGTGGTCCCCAACAGCAGCACACCCACGGCAGACATGGAGGTGCAGCAGGCCACCAACCGTGAGACCTCTCCCGCAGCCCTCAACGACAAGGGAAGCTTGCACTTAGGAAAGCCAGCCCACCGCTCCTACGCCTTGTCTCCGCAGCAGGCTCTGGGCCATGAGGGGGTGAAGGCAGTGGCCACGCTGTCCCCTCACACTGTCATTCAGACCACCCACAGCGCCTCCGAGCAACTCCCCGTCGGGCTGCCGGCGACAGCCTTCTACGCCGGGACCCAGCCGCCGGTGATCGGCTACCTGAGTGGTCAGCAGCAAGCCATCGGGTACCCCGGCAGCCTGCCGCAGCACCTGGTGATCCCTGGCACCCAGTCCCTGCTGATACCCGTCGGCAGCGCGGACGTCGAGCCATCAGGAGTCACGCCTGCCATCGTCACGTCGTCTCCTCAGTTTGCAGCAGTGCCTCACACGTTCGTCACCACCGCCGTCCCTAAGAGCGAGAACTTCAGCGCGGAGCCCCTCACCACCCAGCCCGCCTACCAGGCCACCATGGTGCAGGCGCAGATCCACCTGCCTGTGGTGCAGTCCATtgcctcccccgccgccgcccctcccaCGCTGCCCCCCTACTTCATGAAGGGGTCGATCATTCAGCTGGCCAACGGGGAGCTGAAGAAAGTAGAGGacttgaaaacagaagactTCATCCAGAGTGCGGAAATTAGCAACGACCTGAAAATAGACTCCAGCACTGTGGAGAGGATTGAAGACAGCCATAGCCCAGGCATTGCTGTGATACAGTTTGCGGTTGGGGAGCATCGAGCGCAG GTCAGCGTGGAAGTCTTGGTAGAATAccctttttttgtatttggaCAAGGCTGGTCATCCTGCTGCCCTGAGAGAACCAGCCAGCTCTTTGATTTGCCATGCTCCAAACTCTCGGTGGGGGACGTCTGCATATCACTCACGCTCAAGAACCTGAAGAACGGCTCTATTAAAAAGGGCCAGCCCATGGACTCAGCTAGTATCTTGCTGAAGCATTCAAAGAATGACAGTCTAGCTGGAAGTAGACACAGGTATGCGGAGCAGGAAAACGGGATTAATCAGGGAAGCGCACAGATGTTAGCTGAGAATGGTGAACTGAAGTTTCCGGACAAAATAGGATTGCCTGCAGCACCTTTGCTCACCAAAACAGAACCCAGCAAGCCCCCGGCAacgaggaagaggaggtggtCAGCTCCCGAAACACGAAAACTAGAGAAATCGGAAGAGGAGCCACCTTTGACTCTTCCCAAGCCTTCTTTTATTCCTCAGGAGGTTAAGATTTGCATTGAAGGTCGATCCAACGTAGGAAAGTAA